Proteins from a genomic interval of Actinoalloteichus hymeniacidonis:
- a CDS encoding SGNH/GDSL hydrolase family protein, which produces MHPSINVPITQELVYGALELEQTATGVLLRRLPAWAVAQSPGGLLADAVTQPSGVRLVFRTEATTIELTTLRTTQLYVGGPSWPAGVYDLCIDGELTAQASVDGGNVVAIDLATGTTETKPGGPGTLRFVELPARMKRVEIWLPHRETTELVALRADAPVEPVPTGERRVWLHHGSSISQGANAATPSSSWPAVAATNAEVDLINLGFSGNALLDPFTARVMRDTPADLISVKIGINLVNADLMRMRAFPPAVHGFLDTIRDGHPDTPLLVVSPVSCPIHEDTPGPGAFDIEAFTSGQSRFVATGDPAEVAAGRLTLTTIRAELARIVAQRQVDDARLHYLDGRELYGPADVEELPLPDDLHPDTESHRRIGERFARLAFAEGGAFGDHHS; this is translated from the coding sequence ATGCACCCATCGATCAACGTGCCGATCACCCAGGAGCTCGTGTACGGCGCTCTGGAACTAGAGCAGACCGCGACCGGGGTCCTACTGCGACGACTACCCGCGTGGGCCGTCGCCCAGAGTCCGGGTGGGTTACTCGCCGACGCGGTGACGCAGCCGTCCGGCGTGCGGCTGGTCTTTCGCACCGAGGCCACCACCATCGAGTTGACCACGCTGCGCACCACCCAGCTCTATGTGGGCGGGCCGTCCTGGCCTGCAGGCGTGTACGACCTGTGCATCGACGGCGAGCTCACCGCCCAGGCCAGTGTGGACGGCGGCAACGTCGTGGCCATCGACCTGGCGACGGGCACCACGGAGACCAAGCCGGGCGGGCCGGGAACGCTGCGCTTCGTCGAGCTACCCGCGCGGATGAAGAGGGTCGAGATCTGGTTGCCGCACCGCGAGACCACCGAGCTCGTCGCCCTGCGTGCCGATGCTCCCGTCGAACCGGTACCAACCGGCGAGCGCCGGGTATGGCTGCACCACGGCAGCTCGATCAGCCAGGGTGCCAATGCCGCCACCCCCAGCAGCAGCTGGCCCGCAGTCGCCGCCACGAACGCCGAGGTGGACCTGATCAATCTGGGGTTCAGTGGCAACGCGCTGCTCGACCCTTTCACCGCCAGGGTCATGCGGGACACCCCGGCCGACCTGATCAGCGTCAAGATCGGCATCAACCTGGTCAACGCCGATCTGATGCGGATGCGTGCCTTCCCGCCTGCCGTGCACGGCTTCCTCGACACCATCCGCGACGGACATCCCGACACGCCCTTGCTGGTCGTCTCACCGGTGTCCTGTCCCATCCACGAGGACACCCCCGGTCCCGGCGCCTTCGATATCGAGGCGTTCACCTCGGGACAGTCGCGCTTCGTGGCCACCGGCGATCCCGCCGAGGTCGCCGCCGGAAGACTCACCCTCACGACCATTCGCGCGGAGCTGGCCCGGATCGTCGCCCAGCGGCAAGTCGATGACGCGAGGCTGCACTATCTCGACGGCCGGGAGCTCTACGGCCCGGCCGACGTCGAGGAGTTGCCGCTGCCCGACGATCTGCACCCGGACACCGAAAGTCATCGCCGGATCGGCGAACGCTTCGCCCGGCTGGCCTTCGCCGAGGGCGGGGCCTTCGGCGACCACCACAGCTGA
- a CDS encoding ComF family protein has protein sequence MRVLSNALRDLSDLVFPSTCVGCSAAGDSLCPDCVAEFGPPMPVPGLPRSVSAPCFALARYSGAARQAVVAYKERGERSLARPLGLLVAAALPLLSSGSSAQAASEPWLVPAPSRPAVARRRGGNHVERLLRIAARTVAENGTPCALAPCLVLAAGAAESVGLDDRERAANLAGRVRVRPAALPPSGTPVILVDDVLTTGATAGAAITALAEAGVPVASVLALTSAHRDRR, from the coding sequence ATGCGTGTTCTGTCCAATGCTCTGCGTGATCTCTCGGATCTGGTGTTCCCATCGACCTGCGTGGGTTGTTCGGCAGCGGGCGATTCGCTGTGTCCGGACTGTGTCGCGGAGTTCGGCCCGCCGATGCCGGTGCCGGGCCTGCCGCGATCGGTGTCGGCGCCCTGCTTCGCGTTGGCCCGGTACTCGGGGGCGGCTCGGCAGGCGGTGGTCGCGTACAAGGAGCGCGGCGAGCGGTCGCTCGCCCGACCGCTGGGCCTGCTCGTCGCGGCGGCCCTGCCGTTGTTGTCGTCGGGGTCGTCCGCGCAGGCGGCGTCGGAACCGTGGCTGGTGCCCGCGCCCTCCCGGCCCGCCGTCGCGCGGCGCCGGGGCGGCAACCACGTCGAGCGGCTACTGCGGATCGCGGCGAGGACGGTGGCGGAGAACGGAACGCCCTGCGCGCTGGCGCCGTGTCTGGTGTTGGCCGCCGGGGCGGCGGAGTCGGTCGGGCTCGACGACCGGGAGCGGGCGGCCAATCTGGCGGGGCGGGTGCGTGTCCGACCGGCCGCGTTGCCACCGTCGGGCACCCCGGTGATCCTGGTCGACGACGTGCTGACCACGGGCGCGACCGCAGGCGCCGCGATCACGGCACTCGCCGAGGCGGGCGTGCCGGTCGCCTCGGTCCTGGCATTGACCTCCGCACACCGGGATCGGCGGTAG
- the hpf gene encoding ribosome hibernation-promoting factor, HPF/YfiA family — protein sequence MDIVVKGRNVEVPEHYRAHVADKLDRLERYDRKVISFDVELFHEPNPRQTKNCQRVEITGKGKGPVIRAEATAADFYAALDGAVAKLESRLRRAHDRRRVHYGRRNPTSVAEATAIVPDVLPDATTGHINGKRGSTAVLKATEVETAEPQQDDAMPAQRWQDLPAAHEPGQIVREKVHPSTPMTVDQALYEMELVGHDFYLFSDAESGRPSVVYRRRGFDYGVIQLAA from the coding sequence ATGGACATCGTCGTCAAGGGTCGCAACGTAGAGGTGCCCGAGCACTACCGGGCACACGTGGCGGACAAGTTGGATCGCCTCGAACGTTACGACCGCAAGGTCATCAGCTTCGACGTGGAACTCTTCCACGAGCCCAACCCCAGGCAGACGAAGAACTGCCAGCGAGTGGAGATCACCGGCAAGGGCAAGGGGCCGGTCATCCGGGCCGAGGCCACCGCCGCCGACTTCTACGCCGCGTTGGACGGCGCCGTCGCCAAATTGGAGAGCAGACTCCGCCGCGCACACGATCGGCGCAGGGTCCACTACGGGCGACGTAATCCCACATCGGTGGCCGAGGCCACCGCAATCGTTCCCGACGTGCTGCCGGACGCGACCACCGGCCACATCAATGGCAAGCGAGGGAGCACAGCCGTGTTGAAGGCGACCGAAGTCGAGACAGCCGAGCCTCAGCAGGACGACGCCATGCCTGCGCAGCGCTGGCAGGACCTGCCCGCCGCGCACGAGCCCGGCCAGATCGTCCGCGAGAAGGTACATCCCTCCACGCCGATGACCGTCGACCAAGCCCTCTATGAGATGGAGCTGGTCGGCCACGACTTCTACCTCTTCTCCGACGCGGAGAGTGGTCGGCCCAGCGTGGTGTACCGCAGGCGTGGCTTCGACTACGGAGTGATCCAGCTCGCCGCGTGA